A single genomic interval of Gouania willdenowi chromosome 10, fGouWil2.1, whole genome shotgun sequence harbors:
- the hvcn1 gene encoding voltage-gated hydrogen channel 1, with the protein MARYLRFFTAVGDKEHQQLSGQWEEQELHMGSEELSPAEGHFPSTLSFRDALKRLYSSERFQVLVVILVVLDAMFVLGELLIDLSVIKLDHGHVAPEVFHYLSLALLTFFMVELGGKLYAYRMEFFQHKFEVFDGLVVVVSFVLDTVFIFHEDAFDGMGLLILLRLWRVARIINGILLSVKTRADQRLHKLKESYDHLVSRVTELQERYDKMAEENQHLHTLLKEHSIAVPS; encoded by the exons ATGGCCCGCTACCTGAGGTTCTTCACTGCCGTGGGCGACAAGGAGCACCAGCAGCTTTCAGGCCAGTGGGAGGAGCAGGAGCTGCACATGGGCAGCGAGGAGCTCTCTCCAGCTGAGGGACACTTTCCATCCACGCTGAGCTTCAGGGACGCTTTGAAGAGGCTCTACAGCTCAGAGCGCTTCCAG GTGCTGGTGGTGATTCTGGTGGTGCTGGATGCCATGTTTGTGTTGGGAGAACTACTCATCGATCTGTCTGTAATCAAGCTGGATCATGGCCACGTGGCCCCTGAG GTGTTCCACTACCTGAGCCTAGCTCTTCTCACCTTCTTCATGGTGGAGCTTGGAGGGAAACTGTACGCGTACCGCATGGAATTCTTCCAGCACAAGTTTGAGGTGTTCGACgggctggtggtggtggtgtccTTCGTGTTGGACACGGTCTTCATCTTCCACGAGGACGCCTTCGACGGGATGGGGCTTCTCATCCTGCTGCGTCTGTGGAGAGTGGCGAGGATCATCAATG GAATCCTGCTGTCGGTGAAGACTCGAGCAGATCAGAGGCTCCATAAGCTGAAGGAGAGCTACGACCATCTGGTTAGCAGAGTCACAGAACTGCAGGAGCGCTACGATAAGATG gcTGAGGAGAACCAGCATCTTCACACCCTCCTAAAGGAGCACAGCATTGCCGTCCCGAGCTAA